In Lotus japonicus ecotype B-129 chromosome 5, LjGifu_v1.2, one genomic interval encodes:
- the LOC130719536 gene encoding uncharacterized protein LOC130719536, producing MSQSSGKNDSVKEKIERIAKGVKCMGLKSGSSQPSSVSKKAPGKTKTRNPARKTYMSKVQNKEPTNVPHYEDVSDEEEINDEDSPVKSSPDVVLDVETSRSKEIYDQENLGKDSLLMKTQDADPKNGNSEDTNSEEPTQAPAPVQDISDDDSDDVPLAKSIPDSVVTPTPPKRSKSSPVTYKSRQATVKGKGKQKLVREFLVNLSVDVGLPESDEFRKVFVMAECAVFSLAIINQALGRSAIEFADEDVSMDAIAKELTAGHVKKWPHKKLLSTGNLSVKYAILNRIGAQTLKYADTCDVELPGDHSQPASSDTQG from the exons atgtctcaaagttcaggaaagaatgACTCTGTCAaggaaaagattgaaagaattgCTAAAGGAGTTAAAtgcatgggtttgaagagtggttcttctcaaccatcttctgtgtcaaAGAAAGCTCCTGGGAAGACGAAGACAAGAAACCCAGCAAGAAAGACCTACATGTCCAAGGTTCAGAACAAAGAACCCACAAATGTTCCTCACTATGAGGATgtttctgatgaagaggaaatcaatgatgaagattctcctgtgaaatcgTCTCCTGATGTTGTGCTCGATGTTGAGACATCTAGGTCTAAGGAAATTTATGATCAAGAAAATCTTGGAAAGGATTCACTTCTCATGAAGACTCAG gatgctgatccaaagaatggcAATTCTGAGGATaccaattctgaagagccaacCCAGGCTCCAGCCcctgttcaggacatctctgatgatgattctgatgatgttccccTGGCTAAGTCCATTCCTGATAGCGTTGTCACTCCTACTCCGCCAAAGAGATCCAAATCCTCTCCTGTGACTTACAAGTCTAGACAAGCGACTGTGAAaggtaagggaaagcaaaag cttgtgagagaattCTTGGTAAATCTCTCTGTGGATGTTGGACTTCCTGAGAGtgatgaattcaggaaagtcttTGTGATGGCTGAATGTGCTGTGTTCTCACTTGCTAtaatcaatcaagcacttggaagaagtgctattgaatttgctGATGAAGACGTGTCCATGGATGCTATTGCCAAGGAACTTACTGCtggtcatgtgaagaagtggcctcaCAAGAAATTGTTGTCTACTGGGAATCTCAGTGTGAAATATgcaatccttaacaggattggtgct CAGACATTGAAGTATGCTGATACTTGTGATGTGGAGTTGCCTGGAGATCATTCTCAACCAGCATCCTCAGATACTCAGGGCTGA